One part of the Chryseobacterium mulctrae genome encodes these proteins:
- a CDS encoding Pycsar system effector family protein: MSTLDKAKNYVENLFKDKLSSVYFYHNFIHTTYAVQKADEIIKHTNLSEVDREKVLLALWFHDVGFTDCNAEGHEERGAAIMKDFLKKDNFSEEYINEVSRLILSTEKYHQPQDLLEMIMKDADFSHFASPFYNDSAEALRKEWELTGGMCFSNDEWNEMNVDFLKNKHKYFTDYAKENWEPLKLKNVKKLEKKMDKMGKEEKPKKENSEKKDQKSDRSVDTLFRVTLNNHTRLSDIADSKANILLSVNAIIISVCLSVLVPKLDTPKNAHLIIPTFFLLISSVLTIIFAILSTKPNVTKTTFTNQDIKDRKVNLLFFGNFHQMEFNHYLSSMHDLIKDRDYIYDSMVKDLYYLGKVLDRKYKLLSVTYQIFMAGIIISVLSFAYAFLTL; this comes from the coding sequence ATGAGCACCTTAGACAAAGCTAAAAATTATGTTGAAAACTTATTCAAAGATAAACTATCTTCTGTTTACTTTTACCATAATTTTATTCATACCACATATGCCGTTCAGAAAGCAGATGAAATCATAAAGCATACCAATTTATCTGAAGTTGACAGAGAAAAGGTGTTGCTTGCGTTGTGGTTTCATGATGTTGGTTTTACAGATTGTAATGCTGAAGGGCATGAAGAAAGGGGAGCCGCTATTATGAAAGATTTTCTTAAAAAAGATAATTTTTCGGAAGAATATATAAATGAAGTTTCCAGATTGATTCTTTCTACAGAAAAATACCATCAGCCTCAAGATCTTTTAGAAATGATTATGAAAGATGCTGATTTCAGTCATTTTGCAAGTCCATTTTACAATGATTCTGCGGAAGCTTTGCGTAAAGAATGGGAACTGACAGGCGGAATGTGTTTTTCTAATGATGAATGGAATGAGATGAATGTAGATTTTCTTAAAAACAAACATAAGTATTTCACCGATTATGCCAAAGAAAACTGGGAGCCACTCAAACTGAAAAATGTAAAAAAATTGGAAAAGAAGATGGATAAAATGGGCAAAGAAGAGAAACCCAAAAAAGAAAATTCAGAAAAAAAAGATCAGAAATCTGACAGAAGTGTAGATACGCTTTTCAGAGTTACTTTGAATAATCATACAAGACTGAGCGATATTGCAGATAGTAAAGCCAATATTTTGCTTTCGGTCAATGCAATTATTATTTCGGTTTGCCTTTCTGTTTTGGTCCCGAAATTAGATACTCCGAAGAATGCGCATTTGATTATTCCTACATTTTTTCTGTTGATCTCAAGTGTTTTAACGATAATTTTTGCGATTCTTTCTACAAAACCCAATGTTACGAAGACTACTTTTACCAATCAGGATATTAAAGACCGTAAAGTAAACCTTTTGTTTTTCGGAAACTTCCATCAAATGGAATTTAATCATTATCTGAGCTCGATGCATGATCTCATCAAAGACAGAGATTATATTTACGATTCTATGGTGAAAGATCTATACTATCTTGGAAAAGTTTTAGACAGAAAATATAAGCTTCTTTCGGTTACGTATCAGATTTTTATGGCAGGAATTATAATTTCTGTACTGTCTTTTGCGTATGCTTTTCTTACGCTTTAA
- a CDS encoding DUF5606 family protein, translating to MLLEKIISISGKPGLYKLVSQLKNGFIIEEVTTKKKVSIGNSSQVSLLDNIAMFTFDKEVPLFEVFENIAKNYDYKETINHKSSEAELAEFMVASLPNYDTERVYNSDIKKLAQWYNILHKAGYITPESFVKAEAETTEGEAAVEKEAPKKAAPKADKPATPKVKASTGAKAATKSTHRKMG from the coding sequence ATGCTGTTAGAAAAAATAATTTCAATCTCTGGGAAACCAGGTCTTTACAAATTGGTATCGCAGTTGAAAAACGGATTCATCATTGAAGAAGTTACTACCAAAAAGAAAGTGAGCATCGGTAATTCAAGCCAGGTAAGCTTGTTAGATAATATCGCAATGTTTACTTTTGATAAAGAAGTTCCTTTGTTTGAGGTTTTTGAAAATATTGCTAAAAATTACGATTACAAAGAGACGATCAATCACAAATCTTCAGAAGCTGAATTAGCTGAATTTATGGTTGCATCTCTTCCAAACTACGATACAGAAAGAGTTTACAATTCTGATATTAAGAAATTGGCTCAGTGGTACAACATCCTTCACAAAGCGGGATACATCACTCCTGAAAGTTTTGTAAAAGCAGAAGCAGAAACTACAGAAGGCGAAGCAGCTGTTGAAAAAGAAGCTCCAAAAAAGGCAGCTCCAAAAGCAGACAAACCTGCAACCCCAAAAGTAAAAGCAAGTACAGGAGCTAAAGCAGCTACAAAAAGTACACACAGAAAAATGGGATAA
- a CDS encoding FUSC family protein yields MKVDHPVRNRFQYLIEMKKTERKWHFPFLAALCIGIPLLLGWFSEKPNYGSLSSLGALTILYFTTAPISQRMIHLAVCAFGIIFSFTISLFFSFNIYTAALSFGIVSFLSHFITSYFKIPPPGNFFFIMLAAMASTYQFDLEMIPIRVGLVTMGAILSCSLAFLYSVFIEKSEVVNVPRRVFKKKRYTKFVESTIIGLIMMLTLIVGHLLKFQNTYWISISTVAIIQGRNFEHVRQRNMHRIFGTFIGLGLAWLILLFDPEKIVMIGIIVVLQFVVELMIVRNYGFAVIFITPLTLLLIEVGSTVHHQVENLMEARLLDTIIGSLMGLVAGFFLHHQQMINQLEKNIRYSFFQFKKLKK; encoded by the coding sequence ATGAAAGTCGATCACCCTGTAAGAAACCGGTTTCAATATCTTATTGAAATGAAGAAAACCGAGCGAAAATGGCATTTCCCATTTCTTGCTGCATTGTGCATTGGTATTCCGCTTTTATTAGGCTGGTTTTCAGAGAAACCAAATTACGGAAGTCTTTCGAGTTTGGGAGCGTTGACTATATTGTATTTTACAACGGCTCCAATCAGTCAGCGAATGATTCATTTGGCGGTTTGTGCTTTCGGGATTATATTTTCGTTTACCATCAGTCTTTTTTTTAGTTTTAATATTTATACAGCGGCTTTATCTTTCGGGATCGTCTCTTTTCTATCGCATTTTATAACGTCTTATTTTAAAATTCCACCGCCGGGAAATTTTTTCTTTATTATGTTGGCGGCGATGGCAAGTACGTATCAGTTTGATTTGGAAATGATTCCTATAAGAGTTGGTTTGGTAACAATGGGCGCTATTTTGTCGTGCTCATTGGCTTTTCTCTATTCAGTTTTTATTGAAAAAAGTGAAGTGGTAAATGTTCCAAGAAGAGTTTTTAAGAAAAAAAGATACACGAAATTTGTTGAAAGTACGATTATAGGTTTAATTATGATGCTGACTTTAATTGTCGGTCATCTTTTAAAATTTCAAAATACATATTGGATTTCTATTTCAACAGTAGCAATTATTCAGGGACGAAATTTCGAACATGTGCGACAAAGAAATATGCACCGTATTTTCGGAACTTTCATTGGTTTGGGTTTAGCATGGCTGATTCTGCTTTTTGACCCCGAAAAAATTGTAATGATAGGAATTATTGTAGTTTTACAGTTCGTTGTTGAGTTGATGATTGTAAGAAATTATGGTTTTGCTGTTATCTTTATTACGCCACTTACTTTGCTTTTAATAGAAGTGGGAAGTACCGTTCATCATCAGGTTGAAAACTTAATGGAGGCAAGATTACTCGACACTATTATTGGAAGTTTAATGGGATTGGTTGCTGGTTTTTTTCTTCATCACCAACAAATGATCAATCAATTGGAGAAAAATATCAGATATTCTTTCTTTCAGTTTAAAAAATTAAAAAAATAA
- a CDS encoding metallophosphoesterase encodes MNLSFKSYLKKISPAGKTFLLSGLLLSCATYNVKKGKNLHEVSKSELKTDNDFQIFLVGDAGNSEEIQAQQTLNFLKNKIDSANSNSMLIFLGDNIYPLGMPKESDKDYPLAKEKMENQLAITKNFKGKTLIIPGNHDWYHGLDGLKAQEDFVKTYLNDKKSFLPKNSCPIDDINLTKDIKLIIIDSEWALINWDKYPGINKGCDIKTRDDFYTEFKDLITKNQDKRIIVALHHPVISSGVHAGFNSTKSHLSAFNGKVPIPGVATVLTTLRSSSGASMEDINNRHYADFANRLKSIVQDKENVIFVSGHDHNLQYHADNNIRQIISGAGSKTDPATIVNKTDFSYGGSGFAVLNLRKDLSSDVEYFSTKNNELKKLTQISVIPQPQVFENNFPSSLPATYTSTVYAEKLTKKGRIYRWLWGDHYRKYYALPIEAKTKDLSDMNPGYSPFREGGGNQSNSLRLKTNDGQEFVMRGIKKSAVRFLNAQAFKKNDFGNELNNTFPERFLLDFYTTNHPFTGFAVNNMIDKLGIFHSNPELFYIPKQKSLGRYNKNYGDELYMIEERFSSDPKTLQSLDNATDILSTSDVLKNMRKDSKYSVDQDLYIRARIFDMLIGDWDRHEDQWKWAEYKTGNKVIYKPIPRDRDQAFSTYDGAAFTFIMNIPMIRHMKSFKDEIKNVRWVNMEPYPLDLIFLKGSTEKNWSEQAKFIQQNLTDADIDVAFKNLPKEVQDETIADIQRKLKLRKEKIEANAVEYYHILQEKVPLVGTLSPDKFVIVKNGNSVDVKQYKINKDKTEELVFEKSYDGKKTKELWIYGLDDDDIYEVSGDGKSKTNIRLIGGYNHDVYNVSNGRNVKIYDFKSQKNTYETEGAAKHISDDYDINTYNWKHPKFNFFAGYPMANYNPDDGVILGIVANYTVNNFIRDRFTQKHSISANYYTLTGGFNVGYKGTFKKAIAGWDAGIDATYTTPFFARTFFGLGNETVYEKDDVSKDFNRVRISQFKFAPSISKTSWLNLKHQFQLNFEHSKVQLNEDRFVAASPEVNPEVFNGQQFAGANYTFSFKNFDNNAFPTLGLEIILNADWKANLSEFNQNFASFKGTLNLFRRIDKQGRFVFANSSNAMIINNNNFEFYQAAAIGGNNAMRAYRNERFAGKSYFVNNSEIRWDFGRVKNNIVPVNMGILVGYDVGRVWIDNKQSDKWHQGVGGGFWMNILETFSARIDYFTGEDGGRISGGVGLSF; translated from the coding sequence ATGAATTTATCCTTTAAATCTTATTTAAAAAAAATATCACCGGCAGGAAAAACGTTTCTCCTTTCGGGACTTCTTTTATCTTGTGCTACCTACAACGTAAAAAAGGGCAAAAACTTACATGAAGTATCAAAATCTGAGCTGAAAACTGATAATGATTTTCAGATTTTCCTAGTAGGTGATGCCGGAAACTCAGAAGAAATTCAGGCTCAGCAAACGTTGAATTTTCTTAAGAACAAGATAGATTCTGCCAACAGCAATTCGATGCTCATCTTTTTGGGAGATAATATTTATCCTTTGGGAATGCCAAAAGAAAGTGATAAAGATTATCCTTTGGCAAAAGAAAAAATGGAAAACCAACTGGCAATTACCAAAAACTTCAAAGGTAAAACTTTGATTATCCCCGGAAATCACGATTGGTATCACGGTTTGGATGGTCTAAAAGCTCAGGAAGATTTTGTAAAAACCTATCTGAACGATAAAAAATCTTTTCTTCCTAAAAATTCTTGCCCGATTGATGATATTAATTTAACCAAAGACATCAAACTTATCATTATCGATTCTGAATGGGCTTTAATAAATTGGGATAAATATCCTGGAATCAATAAAGGTTGTGATATTAAAACCAGAGACGATTTTTATACCGAGTTCAAAGATTTAATTACAAAAAATCAGGATAAAAGAATTATTGTTGCGCTTCATCATCCGGTAATCAGTTCCGGAGTTCATGCCGGATTTAATTCTACAAAATCTCATCTTTCAGCATTTAACGGGAAAGTTCCGATTCCGGGAGTTGCCACTGTACTTACAACATTGAGAAGTTCTTCCGGAGCAAGCATGGAAGACATCAACAACAGACATTATGCAGATTTTGCCAACAGACTAAAAAGTATTGTTCAGGATAAAGAAAATGTGATTTTCGTTTCAGGACACGATCATAACCTGCAGTATCATGCAGACAACAATATCAGGCAAATCATCAGCGGAGCAGGTTCAAAAACAGATCCCGCCACGATTGTTAACAAAACCGATTTTTCTTACGGCGGAAGTGGTTTTGCTGTTTTAAATCTCAGAAAAGATTTAAGTTCAGATGTAGAATATTTTTCAACAAAAAACAATGAGCTTAAAAAACTGACGCAAATTTCAGTAATTCCTCAACCTCAAGTATTTGAAAATAATTTTCCAAGCTCACTTCCAGCAACCTACACTTCAACAGTTTATGCTGAAAAGCTTACTAAAAAAGGGAGAATTTACCGCTGGCTTTGGGGAGATCATTACAGAAAATATTATGCTCTTCCGATTGAAGCAAAAACGAAAGATCTTTCTGATATGAATCCTGGTTATTCTCCTTTCAGAGAAGGTGGCGGAAACCAGTCAAATAGTCTTCGTCTGAAAACCAATGACGGACAGGAATTTGTAATGCGCGGAATCAAAAAAAGCGCAGTTCGTTTTCTCAACGCTCAGGCTTTTAAGAAAAATGATTTCGGAAACGAATTAAACAACACGTTCCCTGAAAGATTTCTACTCGATTTTTATACGACCAATCATCCTTTTACCGGATTTGCGGTTAATAATATGATCGATAAACTTGGGATTTTTCACAGTAATCCTGAGTTATTTTATATCCCGAAACAAAAATCTTTGGGGCGTTATAACAAAAATTACGGGGATGAATTATACATGATTGAAGAACGCTTTTCTTCTGATCCCAAAACCTTACAGTCGCTAGATAATGCTACTGATATTCTTTCAACATCGGATGTTCTGAAAAATATGCGAAAAGACAGCAAATACTCGGTTGACCAGGATTTATACATCAGAGCAAGGATTTTTGATATGCTGATCGGCGATTGGGACAGACATGAAGATCAATGGAAATGGGCAGAATATAAAACAGGAAATAAGGTTATTTACAAACCTATTCCAAGAGACAGAGATCAGGCTTTCAGTACCTACGATGGCGCTGCGTTTACCTTCATTATGAACATCCCGATGATTCGCCACATGAAATCTTTTAAAGATGAAATAAAAAATGTACGTTGGGTAAATATGGAACCTTATCCTTTGGATTTAATTTTCCTGAAAGGTTCTACTGAAAAAAACTGGAGCGAACAGGCAAAATTTATTCAGCAAAATCTTACAGATGCTGATATTGATGTTGCTTTTAAAAACCTTCCGAAGGAAGTTCAGGATGAAACCATTGCCGATATTCAGAGAAAATTAAAACTCAGAAAAGAAAAAATCGAAGCTAATGCCGTAGAATATTATCATATTCTTCAGGAAAAAGTTCCGTTGGTAGGTACTCTCAGCCCAGACAAGTTTGTCATTGTAAAAAATGGAAACTCAGTTGATGTAAAGCAATACAAAATTAATAAAGATAAAACCGAAGAACTGGTTTTTGAAAAATCTTACGATGGAAAAAAGACCAAAGAACTTTGGATCTACGGATTGGATGATGATGATATCTATGAAGTTTCAGGTGACGGAAAATCTAAAACAAACATCAGACTGATTGGTGGATATAATCACGATGTGTACAATGTATCCAACGGAAGAAACGTAAAGATTTATGATTTTAAATCTCAGAAAAATACGTACGAAACCGAAGGAGCAGCAAAACACATCAGTGATGATTATGACATCAACACCTACAATTGGAAGCATCCTAAATTCAATTTCTTTGCGGGTTATCCGATGGCCAATTACAACCCCGATGACGGTGTAATTTTGGGAATTGTAGCCAATTATACGGTCAATAATTTTATTCGTGATCGTTTTACTCAGAAACACAGTATAAGTGCCAATTATTATACTTTAACAGGCGGATTTAATGTGGGCTACAAAGGAACCTTCAAAAAAGCGATTGCAGGATGGGATGCCGGAATTGATGCAACCTACACTACTCCATTTTTTGCGAGAACATTCTTTGGTTTGGGTAATGAAACGGTATATGAAAAAGATGACGTGAGTAAAGACTTTAACAGGGTACGAATTTCTCAGTTTAAATTTGCTCCATCGATCTCAAAAACAAGCTGGCTGAATCTGAAGCATCAGTTCCAGTTGAATTTTGAGCATTCTAAAGTGCAGTTGAATGAAGATCGTTTCGTTGCAGCATCTCCGGAAGTCAATCCTGAAGTTTTTAACGGACAACAGTTTGCAGGAGCTAATTATACTTTCAGTTTTAAAAACTTTGATAATAATGCCTTCCCTACTTTAGGTTTAGAAATAATTTTAAATGCAGACTGGAAAGCCAATCTTTCAGAATTTAACCAAAACTTTGCCTCTTTTAAAGGAACATTAAACCTGTTCCGCAGAATCGATAAACAAGGAAGATTTGTTTTTGCCAACTCTTCCAATGCCATGATTATCAACAACAATAATTTTGAGTTTTATCAGGCTGCAGCCATTGGTGGAAACAACGCAATGCGTGCTTACAGAAACGAAAGATTTGCCGGGAAATCATATTTTGTCAACAACTCTGAAATCCGTTGGGATTTTGGTCGTGTGAAAAACAATATCGTTCCGGTCAATATGGGAATTCTGGTTGGCTATGATGTGGGAAGAGTGTGGATTGATAATAAACAATCAGACAAATGGCATCAAGGTGTTGGTGGAGGATTTTGGATGAATATTCTCGAAACTTTTTCGGCAAGAATCGATTACTTTACCGGTGAAGATGGCGGAAGAATTTCCGGCGGTGTAGGTTTGAGTTTTTAA
- the mazG gene encoding nucleoside triphosphate pyrophosphohydrolase, which translates to MNTRQEKLEAFGRLLDIMDDLREKCPWDQKQTLQTLRHLTLEETYELSDALLQEDLTEIKKELGDVLLHLVFYAKIGSEKGSFDIADVINSLNEKLIFRHPHIYGDTEVKDEEEVKQNWEKLKLKEGNKSILGGVPKGLPSMVKAYRIQDKVKGIGFEFHDAEDAWKKVDEEINEFHAETDSDKKEQELGDVFFSLINYARISGLNPDSALERTNLKFITRFQKMEQLAAEADLKLAEITLEEMDVLWEKAKRFE; encoded by the coding sequence ATGAATACCAGACAGGAAAAACTTGAAGCTTTCGGAAGACTTTTAGATATTATGGATGACCTTCGTGAAAAATGTCCGTGGGATCAGAAACAGACGCTTCAGACACTTCGTCATTTAACGTTGGAAGAAACATATGAACTTTCTGATGCGCTTTTGCAGGAAGATCTTACTGAGATCAAAAAAGAACTTGGCGATGTGCTTCTGCATTTGGTTTTTTATGCTAAAATAGGTTCAGAAAAGGGAAGTTTTGATATTGCCGATGTTATCAATTCGTTAAATGAAAAACTGATTTTCCGTCATCCACATATTTATGGAGATACCGAAGTGAAAGATGAAGAAGAAGTAAAGCAAAATTGGGAAAAACTGAAACTGAAAGAAGGCAACAAATCTATTCTGGGTGGCGTTCCTAAAGGATTGCCAAGTATGGTAAAAGCATATAGAATTCAAGATAAAGTAAAAGGAATTGGTTTTGAATTTCATGATGCTGAAGATGCCTGGAAAAAAGTGGATGAAGAGATCAACGAGTTTCATGCAGAAACCGATTCAGATAAAAAAGAGCAGGAATTGGGAGATGTATTTTTCTCATTAATCAATTACGCAAGAATTTCAGGTTTAAATCCTGATTCAGCTTTAGAAAGAACTAATCTGAAATTTATTACAAGATTTCAGAAAATGGAACAGCTTGCAGCTGAGGCAGATTTAAAATTAGCTGAAATAACTTTGGAAGAAATGGATGTTCTCTGGGAAAAAGCAAAACGTTTTGAATAA
- a CDS encoding GAF domain-containing protein — protein sequence MANLYKKESPFQVFISFKKYLDVLEHIRYNDRLEYRANYAESLIEKTKNFKELRDGFQDLSVFEKHKDLIRLLLADLFPTGLTRNEIKAAGIPLTNLTFNYTERFQNILNDAGKDFEIEFRDISDDEYYVFCCCLILQTYLKKDIKVTIPFYYDIPDKQGIMKHYKITVNSDFSDVYPAEGTKVPSDDVLDMLLENLDDVQLWKKYFQPESWILNGFSIISLIDCTSEVALSDLKSSMIKIDLENPSPDENLKEIFKSYFDVAELNFGLMLFNIKNKRLEKLPIYENVFTNYLLDFWINTFDEEARKTAFENISYNSKPVVVSNVDNLDEEIKKLPTFSILKDNNINSFMVIPIMKDNELLAMMEFTSPIANSLNGLKLKKLEFVADMIIFSLNRFTYERNNQIEAIIQREYTTIHDSVIWKFRNEAERYFNAYLSKKIYTLKEISFKNLTPLFSFSDIRSSSDKRFKLMLEDLNQQIDGLHEVMTILNSSESEKYSLALDVFENELNNEIKADTEQRFQRLLREEIHPYLQGQLEVKSEEMIKEKIKNYFSQVFTQNDLFYANRKNLDDSITLLNRKLADILDEKQVAAQEIFPHYFERFKSDGVEHNLYIGPNIAPELPYSTKVVNELRYWQLETICTMEHEFRLFKKDLPVSLDIASLIFVYNEKIDIRFRMDEKRFDVDGAFNSNFEIIKKRLEKAHIKESEERITCPGKITIVYFGLENQREYLQYIHRLQQQNILKSDVELLRVEDLQGITGLLAMRVSLA from the coding sequence TTGGCAAATCTCTACAAGAAAGAAAGTCCGTTTCAGGTTTTTATATCGTTCAAAAAATATTTGGATGTGTTAGAGCACATTCGGTATAACGATCGTTTAGAGTATCGCGCCAATTATGCAGAATCTTTAATTGAGAAAACCAAAAACTTCAAAGAATTAAGAGATGGTTTTCAGGATCTATCGGTGTTTGAAAAGCACAAAGACCTCATCAGACTTTTGTTGGCAGACCTCTTCCCTACCGGTTTAACGAGAAATGAAATTAAAGCGGCAGGAATTCCGCTTACCAATCTTACATTCAATTATACCGAAAGATTTCAAAATATTTTAAATGATGCCGGAAAAGATTTTGAAATCGAGTTCAGAGACATCAGTGATGACGAATATTACGTTTTTTGTTGTTGCCTGATTTTACAGACATACCTTAAAAAAGATATTAAAGTTACTATCCCGTTTTATTATGACATTCCCGATAAACAGGGAATTATGAAGCATTATAAAATTACGGTCAACTCAGATTTCAGCGATGTTTATCCTGCTGAAGGAACCAAAGTTCCGTCAGATGATGTTTTAGATATGCTGCTTGAAAATCTGGACGATGTACAGCTTTGGAAAAAATATTTCCAGCCCGAATCATGGATTTTAAACGGATTTAGTATTATTTCTCTTATCGACTGTACTTCGGAAGTGGCATTGTCTGATTTGAAATCGAGCATGATTAAAATTGATCTTGAAAATCCTTCACCCGATGAGAATTTAAAAGAAATATTTAAATCTTATTTTGATGTTGCCGAGCTCAACTTTGGTTTGATGCTATTCAATATTAAAAACAAAAGGCTCGAAAAACTTCCTATTTACGAAAATGTTTTCACCAATTATCTTCTTGATTTTTGGATCAACACCTTTGATGAAGAAGCAAGGAAAACTGCTTTTGAAAACATCAGTTACAATTCAAAACCTGTCGTAGTTTCGAATGTTGACAATCTCGATGAGGAAATCAAAAAACTGCCAACTTTCAGTATTCTGAAAGATAATAACATCAATAGTTTCATGGTCATTCCGATTATGAAAGACAACGAGCTTTTGGCGATGATGGAGTTTACTTCGCCTATTGCCAATAGTTTGAACGGTTTAAAGCTGAAAAAGCTTGAGTTTGTTGCCGACATGATTATTTTCTCTCTGAACAGATTTACCTATGAAAGAAATAATCAGATTGAGGCCATCATTCAACGTGAATACACCACGATTCACGACAGCGTCATCTGGAAATTCAGGAATGAAGCAGAGCGTTATTTTAACGCTTATTTATCGAAAAAAATATACACTTTAAAAGAGATTTCGTTTAAAAATCTTACTCCTTTATTTAGTTTTTCAGACATCCGCTCTTCATCAGACAAACGTTTTAAGCTGATGTTGGAAGATCTCAATCAGCAAATTGACGGACTTCATGAAGTGATGACCATTTTAAATTCATCAGAATCCGAAAAGTATTCTTTGGCATTGGATGTTTTTGAAAACGAACTCAATAATGAAATAAAAGCAGACACCGAACAGCGTTTCCAAAGACTTTTGCGTGAAGAAATTCATCCTTATCTGCAAGGTCAGCTTGAGGTAAAAAGTGAAGAAATGATTAAAGAAAAAATTAAAAATTACTTTAGTCAGGTTTTTACACAGAATGATCTTTTTTATGCCAACAGAAAAAATTTAGACGATTCTATTACGCTTCTCAATCGTAAACTGGCCGATATTTTAGATGAAAAACAAGTCGCTGCTCAGGAAATTTTCCCGCATTATTTTGAAAGATTTAAATCTGATGGCGTTGAGCATAATCTCTACATCGGTCCCAATATTGCTCCTGAATTGCCTTATTCTACAAAAGTGGTTAATGAATTAAGATATTGGCAGCTGGAAACTATTTGTACGATGGAACATGAGTTCCGTTTATTCAAAAAAGACCTTCCGGTTTCGCTTGATATTGCTTCGCTGATTTTTGTGTATAATGAAAAAATAGACATCCGTTTCCGAATGGATGAAAAACGTTTTGATGTAGACGGTGCATTTAATTCTAATTTTGAAATCATCAAAAAAAGACTTGAAAAAGCGCATATCAAAGAATCTGAAGAAAGAATTACTTGTCCCGGAAAAATTACCATCGTTTATTTTGGCTTAGAAAATCAACGTGAATATTTACAATACATCCACAGACTTCAGCAACAGAATATTTTAAAATCTGATGTTGAACTTTTAAGAGTTGAAGATCTGCAGGGAATTACAGGATTGCTTGCAATGAGAGTTTCTTTAGCGTAA
- a CDS encoding bestrophin family protein, protein MIVRQRTHWLKMLFIWRGSVLKKIVAQLCIITIFSVAVYYFNGKIYDYKVKLNPTVFTLIGLALAIFMGFCNTASYDRFWEGRKLWGLLVIETRSFTRQILSFIPNVSKEEKQEIVKLISAFCWALNYQLRDKSDIKPLQKLLSEEQFHQIQGKKFIPSIILGFISDWLNIQNKSGNIDTIVLTSMNHQLNQFSNISGGCERIYNTPLPFAYSVLLHRTVYLYCFWLPFGLLDSLDWMMPLIVLLISYTFIALDAIIQEIGEPFGEEENDLALNSICRTIEFSIFEQAEIPQGELKKLDSYFVD, encoded by the coding sequence ATGATTGTAAGACAGCGAACACACTGGCTGAAAATGTTATTTATATGGAGAGGTTCTGTACTAAAGAAAATCGTAGCTCAGCTTTGTATTATCACCATTTTCTCTGTAGCGGTATATTATTTTAACGGTAAAATTTACGATTATAAAGTAAAGCTCAATCCTACAGTTTTTACATTGATTGGTTTGGCTTTGGCTATTTTTATGGGCTTTTGTAATACGGCGAGTTATGACCGATTCTGGGAAGGAAGAAAACTTTGGGGATTACTGGTCATTGAAACCCGCTCTTTCACAAGACAGATTTTATCTTTTATACCGAATGTTTCAAAAGAAGAAAAACAGGAAATTGTAAAATTAATTTCTGCATTTTGCTGGGCTTTAAATTATCAGTTAAGAGATAAATCAGATATAAAACCTCTTCAAAAGCTACTTTCTGAAGAACAGTTTCATCAGATTCAGGGTAAAAAGTTTATTCCCAGTATTATTTTAGGATTTATTTCAGATTGGCTGAACATTCAGAATAAAAGCGGAAATATAGATACGATTGTTTTGACTTCGATGAATCATCAATTGAATCAGTTTTCTAATATTTCCGGTGGTTGTGAGAGAATTTATAATACACCACTTCCGTTTGCTTACAGTGTTTTACTACATCGTACCGTTTATCTATACTGTTTTTGGTTACCATTCGGATTGCTCGATAGTTTAGACTGGATGATGCCGTTAATTGTTTTGCTGATCAGTTATACTTTTATAGCTTTAGATGCCATTATCCAAGAAATTGGGGAACCTTTTGGTGAAGAAGAAAATGATTTGGCACTCAACAGTATTTGCAGAACGATTGAATTTTCTATTTTTGAACAGGCTGAAATTCCGCAAGGTGAATTAAAAAAGCTCGATTCTTATTTTGTAGATTGA